One window of Biomphalaria glabrata chromosome 6, xgBioGlab47.1, whole genome shotgun sequence genomic DNA carries:
- the LOC106057596 gene encoding lysine-specific histone demethylase 1A-like, translated as MASSHHPTKVTTLMPKKEDATTSETNKRPAAGDEVQDTGIPSSDVGRRSRRKRAKVEYKEMDEHLAHISEDEFYSEEEKKEKNKDVKPKEKEKESKESNTKDKETKEKDTKPSNSKGDEEVVAEESDHSADDPSGLEGAAFQSRLPVDKLTAQEAAAFPDIVQGPPQSQKVFLYLRNRILQLWLENPKQQLTFEAALQDIEPPYNSDGQLVLRVHAFLERYSFINFGIYKRLKPLPAKKNCKVIIIGAGIAGLSAARQLQSFGVDVVILEARDRVGGRIQTFRRGNYVADLGAMVVTGLGGNPVTVLSKQINMELHKIKQKCPLYESNGCTVLKEKDEMVEREFNRLLETTSFLSHQVNFNEINGKPASLGQALEAVIKLQEKHVKDKQCEHQRSIIEMQERLRKCQAQMLAQRDRVQELHKQWKEASDVKPPRDITAEFLVKSKLRDLNAAIKEYDQQTAKQKEIEDKLHELEANPPSDVYLSSRDRQILDWHFANLEFANATPLSNLSLKHWDQDDDYEFSGSHLTVRNGYSCVPTAIAEGLDYKLNTVVKQIKILEKGVEVVTTAKNGSNQQTYKGDAVLCTLPLGVLKECINTVPNVPHFIPPLPDWKADAIARLGFGNLNKVVLCFDRVFWDPSANLFGHVGSTTASRGELFLFWNLYKAPVLLALIAGEAAAIMENVSDDVIVGRCLVVMKGIFGANAVPQPKESLVSRWRADPYARGSYSYVAAGSSGNDYDLLASPIAHPAGAPARLFFAGEHTIRNYPATVHGAMLSGFREAGRIADKFLGAPYCAPQSKPNIIVVPDA; from the exons ATGGCGTCCTCCCATCATCCGACTAAAGTTACCACTTTAATGCCGAAAAAGGAAGATGCAACCACCTCTGAGACTAACAAGAGACCTGCTGCCGGTGATGAAGTGCAAGATACAGGAATTCCAAGCAGTGATGTTGGACGTAGAAGCCGACGCAAACGTGCAAAG GTTGAAtataaagaaatggatgaacaTTTAGCTCACATTTCTGAAGATGAATTTTAttctgaagaagaaaaaaaagagaaaaacaaagatgtgaaacctaaagaaaaggaaaaagaatcCAAAGAGAGTAATACTAAAGACAAGGAAACGAAAGAAAAAGACACAAAACCTTCAAATTCAAAGGGAGATGAAGAAGTTGTTGCTGAAGAAAGTGACCATTCAGCTGATGATCCGTCag gactTGAGGGAGCTGCGTTTCAGAGCAGGCTACCAGTAGATAAACTAACTGCCCAAGAAGCTGCCGCCTTTCCAGACATTGTTCAGGGCCCACCTCAGTCCCAGAAAGTATTCCTTTATCTCAGGAATAGAATT TTGCAGCTGTGGTTAGAAAATCCAAAGCAGCAATTGACATTTGAAGCAGCACTTCAAGATATTGAGCCACCATATAACA gtGATGGACAATTGGTTCTGAGAGTTCATGCATTTCTAGAGCGTTacagttttattaattttgGAATCTACAAGAGATTGAAACCACTTCCAG ccaaAAAGAACTGCAAGGTTATCATCATTGGTGCTGGCATTGCAGGATTAAGTGCTGCTAGACAGTTACAGTCTTTTGGGGTTGATGTTGTCATTTTAGAAGCAAGA GATAGAGTGGGTGGAAGGATACAAACTTTTAGAAGAGGAAACTATGTTGCAGATCTAGGGGCTATGGTTGTGACTGGACTGG GAGGGAACCCTGTGACTGTGTTAAGCAAACAGATCAACATGGAGCTACATAAAATCAAACAGAAATGTCCACTTTATGAAAGCAATGGATGCACT GTGTTGAAAGAGAAGGATGAAATGGTTGAGAGAGAGTTTAACAGACTGCTGGAAACCACTTCATTTCTGTCACACCAGGTCAACTTTAATGAAATTAATGGTAAACCTGCATCATTGGGACAAGCCTTGGAGGCTGTTATCAA GTTACAAGAGAAACATGTGAAGGATAAACAGTGTGAGCACCAGAGAAGTATCATTGAAATGCAAGAAAGACTCAGGAAATGTCAAGCACAG ATGCTAGCTCAGCGGGATAGAGTGCAAGAGCTACATAAGCAATGGAAAGAGGCATCTGATGTGAAGCCACCAAGGGACATCACTGCTGAATTCCTTGTCAAAAGTAAACTAAGAGATCTGAATGCTGCAATAAaa GAATATGATCAACAAACtgccaaacaaaaagaaatagaagataAACTTCATGAACTGGAAGCTAATCCACCAAG TGATGTGTACTTGTCATCCAGAGATCGCCAGATTTTAGACTGGCACTTTGCCAATTTAGAGTTTGCTAATGCCACACCTTTATCCAATCTCTCTCTTAAACACTGGGATCAAGATGATGACTATGAGTTTTCAGGAAGTCATTTAACAG TAAGAAATGGTTACTCTTGTGTTCCCACGGCCATTGCtgaaggtttggactacaagCTTAATACAGTTGTCAAACAGATCAAAATATTAGAGAAAG GTGTAGAGGTAGTGACCACAGCTAAAAATGGATCTAATCAGCAGACCTATAAAGGAGATGCTGTCTTGTGTACACTTCCTCTTGGAGTACTGAAGGAGTGTATCAATACTGTTCCTAATGTACCCCATTTCATTCCTCCACTTCCAGACTGGAAAGCTGATGCCATAGCTAGACTTGGGTTTGGGAATCTCAATAAG GTTGTTTTATGCTTTGACAGAGTTTTCTGGGACCCCAGTGCTAATCTTTTTGGACATGTAGGAAGTACCACAGCAAGCAGAGGggaactatttttattttggaacTTGTACAAAGCACCTGTCCTGCTGGCTCTTATAGCTGGGGAGGCAGCAGCCATAATGGAAAATGTCAGTGATGATGTTATTGTTGGTCGCTGCCTTGTAGTTATGAAAGGAATCTTCGGGGCTAATGCTGTACCACAG CCTAAAGAATCTTTAGTTTCAAGGTGGAGAGCGGATCCATATGCAAGAGGATCTTATTCTTATGTAGCTGCTGGATCATCAG GTAATGATTATGATCTCCTAGCATCGCCCATTGCTCATCCTGCTGGTGCCCCAGCCCGGCTTTTCTTTGCTGGTGAGCATACCATACGGAATTATCCAGCCACAGTTCATGGCGCTATGCTCAGTGGCTTCCGTGAAGCTGGTCGTATAGCTGACAAATTCCTTGGGGCTCCATACTGTGCTCCTCAGTCTAAGCCAAATATTATTGTTGTTCCAGATGCTTAG
- the LOC106057597 gene encoding charged multivesicular body protein 2b-A-like produces the protein MAGFFSKKPTVQEQIRTNDRVLRKQTRDLERDRGALEREEKKLEMEIKKAAKAGNKQAATILAKQLVALRKQKTKSYAMGSKISSVGMQQKVMHSNLKMANAMATTTKTMTQMNKTMDPMKTAAMMRDFEKESAKMGMTEEMIEETLDDILTESGDEEEQDAIVNRVLDEIGIEISGKLIDAPAAHRGKIGNSTSTADADIERQLAALKDLD, from the exons ATGGCTGGATTTTTCTCAAAAAAACCAACAGTACAAG AACAAATAAGAACAAATGACAGAGTTCTTAGGAAACAGACGAGGGATTTGGAAAGAGATAGGGGAGCTTtagaaagagaagagaagaaattg GAAATGGAAATTAAAAAAGCAGCAAAAGCTGGCAATAAGCAA gcAGCAACGATTCTTGCAAAGCAATTAGTAGCCTTGAGAAAGCAGAAAACCAAAAGTTATGCAATGGGTTCAAAAATTTCTTCTGTTGGTATGCAGCAAAAG gTTATGCATTCTAATTTGAAAATGGCAAATGCAATGGCCACAACGACAAAA ACTATGACTCAGATGAATAAAACTATGGATCCTATGAAGACAGCAGCTATGATGAGAGATTTTGAAAAGGAATCTGCCAAAATGGGAATGACTGAAGAAATGa tTGAGGAAACACTGGATGATATTTTAACTGAATCAGGGGAtgaagaagaacaggatgctaTTGTAAACCGTGTATTGGATGAAATTGGCATTGAAATCTCAGGAAAG CTCATTGATGCCCCAGCAGCTCACAGAGGGAAAATTGGAAATTCCACAAGTACAGCAGATGCTGACATAGAGAGACAATTAGCAGCCTTAAAAGATTTAGATTAG